Proteins encoded within one genomic window of Saccharopolyspora pogona:
- a CDS encoding sodium/solute symporter, translating into MVSSSWSLLGVVLIVAATLGIGIWGSRSARTTSDFSAARQLVREERNAVAISGEYLSAASFLGVAGLVLKDGVDALWYPIGFAAGYLALMLFVAAPMRRSGAYTLPDFAEARLDSLRLRSLCTALVVLIGWLYLVPQLQGAGLTLAAIVGLPYWVGVFAVAVIVLLIVATGALRAVTLVQAFQYWVKLFAITVPAFALFAVFLNGAPHRTLDEPMPPVFQRDTAVCIDTDVRLRVSQPVWLADDSGPIYLQSGEYSMTAGTELRFPAGTAVPVVSAAEPDNASWLRPHGDGLSRLLETYSVLVATFLGTMGLPHVLARFYTNPSGTGARRTTLFVLAMLGVFYLFPTIFGLLSRLYVPQLLVTGETDAAVLLLPQAMLGNWLGGLLAAITAAGAFAAFLSTSSGLVVSVAGVLSSRDVVCGRTLDFRLAAVVACLVPTLLALPADNHDIARSVGLAFAMAASTFCPVLVLGIWWRGLTATGAASGMVAGGSLVLIAVACSHFAEDSDSWWATLVRQPALVTVPIAFAVTYSVSRATRARVPAEVGRVMLRLHAPDRLGFVDGRLTAGTANPEPTKGRHQR; encoded by the coding sequence ATGGTTTCGAGTTCTTGGTCCCTGCTAGGCGTCGTGCTGATCGTCGCGGCGACCCTGGGCATCGGGATCTGGGGTTCCCGGTCGGCGCGCACCACGTCCGACTTCTCCGCCGCGCGGCAACTGGTGCGCGAAGAGCGCAACGCGGTCGCGATCTCGGGTGAGTACCTGTCGGCGGCGTCATTCCTGGGTGTCGCGGGACTGGTGCTCAAGGACGGCGTGGACGCGCTCTGGTACCCGATCGGCTTCGCGGCCGGGTACCTGGCGTTGATGCTGTTCGTCGCCGCGCCGATGCGCCGCTCCGGTGCGTACACGTTGCCAGATTTCGCCGAGGCCCGGCTGGATTCGCTGCGGCTGCGGTCGCTGTGCACCGCGCTGGTGGTGCTGATCGGCTGGCTCTACCTGGTGCCGCAGCTGCAGGGCGCCGGGCTGACTCTGGCGGCGATCGTCGGACTTCCTTACTGGGTAGGGGTTTTCGCGGTCGCGGTGATCGTGCTGCTCATTGTGGCCACCGGCGCGCTGCGGGCCGTCACGCTGGTGCAGGCCTTCCAGTACTGGGTGAAGCTGTTCGCGATCACGGTGCCCGCGTTCGCGCTGTTCGCGGTGTTCCTCAACGGGGCGCCGCACCGGACGCTCGACGAACCGATGCCGCCGGTCTTCCAGCGCGACACGGCGGTGTGCATCGACACCGACGTGCGGTTGCGGGTGAGCCAGCCGGTGTGGCTGGCCGACGACTCGGGCCCGATCTACCTGCAGTCCGGCGAGTACTCGATGACGGCTGGCACCGAGCTGCGGTTCCCTGCGGGCACGGCGGTTCCGGTCGTCTCGGCGGCCGAACCGGACAACGCCAGTTGGCTGCGGCCGCACGGCGACGGGCTTTCCAGGCTGCTCGAAACGTATTCGGTGCTCGTCGCGACTTTCCTGGGCACGATGGGCCTGCCGCACGTGCTGGCCCGCTTCTACACCAATCCGAGCGGGACCGGCGCGCGCCGCACCACCCTCTTCGTGCTGGCCATGCTCGGCGTGTTCTACCTGTTCCCGACGATCTTCGGGCTGCTGTCCCGGCTGTACGTGCCGCAGTTGCTGGTCACCGGCGAGACCGATGCGGCGGTTCTGCTGCTGCCGCAGGCGATGCTGGGCAACTGGTTGGGCGGGCTGCTCGCGGCGATCACCGCGGCCGGGGCCTTCGCTGCCTTCCTGTCGACCTCGTCGGGGCTGGTGGTGAGCGTGGCCGGGGTGCTGTCCTCGCGCGACGTGGTGTGCGGCAGGACGCTCGACTTCCGGCTGGCCGCCGTGGTGGCCTGCCTGGTGCCGACGCTGTTGGCGCTGCCTGCGGACAACCACGACATCGCGCGCAGCGTGGGGCTGGCCTTCGCGATGGCGGCTTCGACGTTCTGCCCGGTGCTGGTCCTGGGGATCTGGTGGCGCGGGCTCACCGCGACGGGGGCGGCCAGCGGCATGGTGGCGGGCGGGAGCCTGGTGCTGATCGCGGTGGCGTGCTCGCACTTCGCCGAGGACTCGGACAGCTGGTGGGCGACGCTGGTCAGGCAGCCGGCGCTGGTCACCGTGCCGATCGCGTTCGCGGTGACCTACTCGGTCAGCCGCGCGACCCGGGCGCGGGTCCCGGCCGAGGTGGGGCGGGTGATGTTGCGGCTGCACGCACCCGACCGGCTCGGTTTCGTCGACGGCCGGCTCACCGCGGGCACCGCGAACCCGGAGCCGACCAAGGGCCGCCACCAACGCTGA
- a CDS encoding GAF domain-containing sensor histidine kinase, whose protein sequence is MLTERTVLTTLAALAVLGMFVLLCRARRVSTSAEDATLSALHRVTSAAPHLRAGLNQESADKTAPHLRALLACVAVGIVDADGTLLSWDGEANYHYADLRPKIEQVLRTGKREFLDHGDVICDHRPCPMRHAVVVPLEVEGESRGALTIVADGDRKRLLRAAAEVANHVSTQLELAELQESKERLAKAEVRALRAQISPHFIYNALNTIGSLIRTDPEHARDLLQEFADFTRYSFRTSGLYTTLADEIRNIDRYLTLESARFGPDRLNVRLKIAPEVLPVVVPFLALQPLVENAVRHGLANKPGGGTVSVIAEDNGTEALISVDDDGIGMDPELLDAELANAHLTGAHVGLGNINNRMRATFGNDYGLVVETERGAGMKVIMRVPKFAPGVRPVPPQVIDDPGVGLAAGPQLSR, encoded by the coding sequence ATGTTGACTGAGCGGACGGTCCTGACCACGCTCGCCGCACTCGCCGTGCTCGGCATGTTCGTGCTGCTGTGCCGGGCGCGACGGGTGAGCACCTCCGCAGAGGACGCCACGCTGTCGGCGTTGCACCGGGTGACCAGTGCGGCCCCCCACCTCCGGGCCGGGCTGAACCAGGAATCCGCCGACAAGACAGCGCCGCACCTGCGGGCGCTGCTGGCGTGCGTCGCCGTCGGCATCGTCGACGCCGACGGCACCCTGCTGAGCTGGGACGGCGAGGCCAACTACCACTACGCCGACCTGCGGCCCAAGATCGAGCAGGTGCTGCGCACCGGCAAGCGCGAGTTCCTCGACCACGGCGACGTGATCTGCGACCACCGGCCCTGCCCGATGCGGCACGCCGTGGTGGTGCCGCTGGAGGTCGAGGGCGAAAGCCGCGGCGCGCTGACCATCGTCGCGGACGGCGACCGCAAGCGGCTGCTGCGCGCGGCCGCCGAGGTCGCCAACCACGTGTCGACCCAGCTGGAACTGGCCGAACTGCAGGAGTCCAAGGAGCGGCTGGCCAAGGCCGAGGTGCGCGCGCTGCGGGCGCAGATCTCGCCGCACTTCATCTACAACGCGCTGAACACCATCGGCTCGCTGATCCGCACCGACCCGGAGCACGCGCGGGACCTGCTACAGGAGTTCGCCGACTTCACTCGCTACTCGTTCCGCACCAGCGGGCTCTACACCACGCTGGCCGACGAGATCCGCAACATCGACCGCTACCTCACGCTGGAGAGCGCCCGCTTCGGGCCGGACCGGCTGAACGTGCGGCTCAAGATCGCCCCGGAGGTGCTGCCGGTGGTGGTGCCTTTCCTGGCGCTGCAACCGCTGGTGGAGAACGCCGTCCGGCACGGACTGGCGAACAAGCCTGGCGGCGGCACCGTGTCGGTGATCGCCGAGGACAACGGCACCGAGGCACTGATCAGCGTGGACGACGACGGCATCGGGATGGACCCGGAGCTGCTCGACGCGGAACTGGCCAACGCGCACCTGACCGGCGCGCACGTCGGGCTCGGCAACATCAACAACCGGATGCGGGCGACCTTCGGCAACGACTACGGCCTGGTCGTGGAGACCGAGAGGGGCGCGGGCATGAAGGTCATCATGCGGGTGCCGAAGTTCGCGCCGGGCGTCCGGCCGGTGCCGCCGCAGGTGATCGACGATCCGGGCGTCGGGTTGGCGGCCGGGCCGCAGCTGAGCCGGTAA
- a CDS encoding LytR/AlgR family response regulator transcription factor: MAGLDEMKYLLGNNSRVGRVLTAFDAAEALRLLRSDDPELIGRRDDDASIVDAVFADVSMPGLSGMELARVLTAFRNPPALVFITGHEENALEAFEVGALDYIMKPANAERIDRALRTIEKNKAQAAKGTRALEAPAADADEVIPVELAGTTRMIPRKDVRWVEAQGDYARLHTAEDSHLVRIPLAQLEERWAEAGFLRIHRSFLVSLPLVTELRMSSSGYSVVLGGGPSKELPVSRRHTRELKDRLVRAPRQGWGQQ, translated from the coding sequence ATGGCCGGGCTGGACGAGATGAAGTACCTGCTCGGCAACAACTCGCGGGTCGGGCGGGTGCTGACCGCGTTCGACGCGGCCGAAGCGCTGCGCCTGCTGCGCAGCGACGACCCCGAGCTGATCGGCCGACGCGACGACGATGCGTCCATTGTGGACGCAGTATTCGCGGACGTCTCGATGCCCGGGCTGAGCGGGATGGAACTGGCCAGGGTGCTCACCGCCTTCCGCAATCCACCGGCCCTGGTGTTCATCACCGGACACGAGGAGAACGCGCTGGAGGCGTTCGAGGTCGGCGCGCTGGACTACATCATGAAGCCGGCCAACGCCGAACGCATCGACCGCGCGCTGCGCACGATCGAGAAGAACAAGGCCCAGGCGGCCAAGGGCACGCGCGCGCTGGAGGCCCCGGCGGCCGACGCCGACGAGGTCATCCCGGTCGAGCTGGCCGGAACCACCCGGATGATCCCCCGCAAGGACGTGCGCTGGGTCGAGGCGCAGGGCGACTACGCCAGGCTGCACACGGCCGAGGACTCGCACCTGGTGCGAATCCCGTTGGCGCAGCTGGAAGAGCGCTGGGCGGAAGCCGGTTTCCTGCGCATCCACCGGTCGTTCCTGGTGTCGCTACCGCTGGTCACCGAGCTGCGCATGTCGTCGTCCGGGTATTCGGTGGTGCTCGGCGGCGGGCCGTCCAAGGAACTGCCGGTCAGCCGCCGGCACACCCGCGAGCTGAAGGACCGGCTGGTCCGGGCGCCGCGGCAGGGCTGGGGCCAGCAGTGA
- a CDS encoding S49 family peptidase: MDEKAPQKFTDMLAGKLSSKLPGKLAERAERGPVVAVVKLHGVITPTPSPMSRSTISLQTVESALTRAFGHDRLSAVVLSINSPGGSATQSALVSDRIRGLAEEKQVPVLAFCEDVAASGGYWLACAADEIYAHPTSLVGSVGVVSASFGLTGLLEKLGVERRVHTAGTHKVRLDPFGPEKEEDVQWLRGLQDELHEQFRAWVRKRRGGKLNGSDDDLFSGEIWTGTKAEEFGLVDGLGTLRDIVKQKFPEAHLLTVEPRKPLLARLGMASSVGFGRSGADSVLAAVEALEHRAMWNRFGL, from the coding sequence ATGGACGAGAAGGCGCCGCAGAAGTTCACCGACATGTTGGCCGGGAAGTTGTCCTCGAAGCTGCCCGGCAAGCTCGCCGAGCGCGCCGAGCGCGGGCCGGTGGTCGCCGTGGTGAAGCTGCACGGCGTCATCACGCCGACGCCGTCGCCGATGAGCCGGTCGACGATTTCGCTGCAGACCGTGGAATCCGCGCTGACCCGCGCGTTCGGGCACGACCGGCTCAGCGCCGTGGTGCTGTCGATTAACTCGCCGGGCGGGTCGGCGACCCAGTCGGCGCTGGTGTCCGACCGGATCCGGGGCCTGGCCGAGGAGAAGCAGGTGCCGGTGCTGGCGTTCTGCGAGGACGTCGCGGCCTCCGGCGGCTACTGGCTGGCCTGCGCGGCCGACGAGATCTACGCGCACCCGACGTCGCTGGTCGGTTCCGTCGGCGTGGTCAGCGCCAGCTTCGGGCTCACCGGGTTGTTGGAGAAGCTCGGCGTGGAGCGCCGGGTGCACACCGCCGGCACGCACAAGGTACGGCTCGACCCGTTCGGCCCGGAGAAGGAAGAGGACGTGCAGTGGCTGCGCGGACTGCAGGACGAGCTGCACGAGCAGTTCCGGGCCTGGGTGCGCAAGCGCCGCGGCGGCAAGCTGAACGGCTCTGACGACGACCTTTTCTCCGGCGAGATCTGGACCGGCACGAAGGCCGAGGAGTTCGGTCTAGTCGACGGTTTGGGCACGCTGCGGGACATCGTGAAGCAGAAGTTCCCGGAAGCGCACCTGCTGACGGTGGAGCCGCGCAAGCCGCTGCTGGCCCGGCTGGGCATGGCGTCGTCGGTCGGTTTCGGCCGCAGCGGTGCGGATTCCGTGCTGGCCGCCGTGGAGGCGCTGGAGCACCGCGCCATGTGGAACCGCTTCGGGCTGTGA